The Moorena producens PAL-8-15-08-1 genomic interval CTGATGTAGACTACGCCATACCCAGCAGGATGACAGAGGGTTATGGCATCAATACACGGATTGTGGAAGAATTTGCGGAGGAAGGGGTGGGTGTGATTTTAACGGTTGATAATGGTATTGCTGCCCATGAACCTATTGCTAGAGCTGTAGAACTGGGAATAACGGTTATTGTCACTGACCACCATGACCTACCTCCAGAACTTCCAGACGCTGATGCCATTCTCAATCCCAAGCAACTGCCGGAAGAGTCACCCTACCGAAGTTTAGCCGGTGTAGGGATAGCTTACATTTTAGCTATCTGTCTAGCACAAGAACTGGGTCAAATCAAAGGCTTGACCCAACAGCTGTTAGAACTATTTACTCTGGGAACTATTGCGGATTTAGCTCCTTTAACCGGGATCAACCGACGTTGGTTAAAGCGAGGCTTAGGGTTATTGCCTCAATCTCAATTAGCAGGAGTTCAAGCATTAATCGAGATAACTGGGGTTAAAGATGACCAAAAATCCCTCAAGCCGGAGGATATTGGATTTAGACTAGGACCAAGAATTAACGCTATTGGTCGCTTATCGGATCCCCAAATTGTAATTGAACTGCTGACGACCACTGCACCGGAAGTAGCACTTGAGAGGGCAATGCAGTGTGAAGAAGTGAACCAACGGCGTCAGCAATTGTGTGCTGATATTGAACAAGATGCGATCGCATTTATTGAGGATACTGGACTAGATTGGGAACAGAAGCGGGTATTAGTGATTGTCCAACCGAATTGGCATCATGGAGTCATTGGCATTGTTGCCTCCAGATTAGTAGAGCGCTATGGTGTCCCAGTCTTTATTGGAACGTATGAAGACAAGGACCAACAACACATTCGCGGTTCAGCACGAGGCATAACTGAATTCAATATTTTTGAAGCCTTAGAGTTCTGCAAAGACTTACTGGGTAAATATGGAGGACACAAAGCAGCTGGTGGATTTTCCCTACCTGCTGAGAACTTAAGCACCTTTGAACAATCCCTTAGCGGTTTTGCCCATCAATCTCTAAAACCTGAACACCTCAAACCTCTAGTTGCTATCGACGCTAGTCTAGAGTTCTCTGAAATTACCTCTAACCTTTACCAGCAATTAGATCTGCTTCACCCGTGTGGGATTGGCAATCGGGATCCTGTCTTTTGGAGTGCCAATGTCCAAATCCTTGAGCAACGAGTTGTTGGTAAGGGACACATTAAGCTTACCTTGAATCAGGACAATCAATCAGTCACAATTAAAGCTATTGCTTGGCGTTGGGGGGAATACTTCCCCTTACCTAAACGAGTAGATATTGCCTACAAGTTGCGAGAGCATCATTGGGAGGGCAACACGACCATTGAGTTAGAGTTAGTGGGTGTCCGTCTACCCGTAGTTAGTAGTACAGTTAATAGTACCTCAAGCCCCAAAAAAGCGGAATTTTATTACAATCAGCGCCGCTACACCTGTAGCCTTTGGGAATCTTTAAACGAACTAAGAATTAGAAACCCAGAAGGGAAAGTCCTAGCGATTCAGAAAGGACAACGCATTGGACTTTTGGGTACTAAACGGGAAGATGCTAGAGAAGTTAATGTCACTAAACCTCCTTACTACCCTTTGATCAAAGCAGCAACTCGTGCGTTGGGACTCAGTTGAACAAAATGTCTCGCGCAGTTCCCACCTAAATCGAAGATTATAGGTGGGGTTAGCGACACCAACAAAAAACACTAGCTTTTCTTATTCTTTTGACCATTTGATGAGGTAACTACTGGCAGTTGCATGTTTGGTGGTTAACTGAAGTTGAAACGCTACTCTACTAACATAGTATATTGTTTGAAATCTGAAAGATCTAATTAAACACATGACTAAACCACTTAACTTGATAGAACACCCAGAAGGAGGAAGATACCAGGAGGTATTTCGCTCCAACATTTCAGTAACTGCAAGTGATTCTAGCGTCAAGTCTGCTCTTACTCATATTTACTTTT includes:
- the recJ gene encoding single-stranded-DNA-specific exonuclease RecJ gives rise to the protein MGGSMGYCCSITTPVHNHLSPTPSKPHAQLPNQRWEIAPLKTEQANQLAQARGISPLIAQLLINRGMETSEQAEVFLNPLSQVMPAPIDEFPDLAISVEMLTEAIANQEKIAICGDYDADGMTSTALLLRALRWLGADVDYAIPSRMTEGYGINTRIVEEFAEEGVGVILTVDNGIAAHEPIARAVELGITVIVTDHHDLPPELPDADAILNPKQLPEESPYRSLAGVGIAYILAICLAQELGQIKGLTQQLLELFTLGTIADLAPLTGINRRWLKRGLGLLPQSQLAGVQALIEITGVKDDQKSLKPEDIGFRLGPRINAIGRLSDPQIVIELLTTTAPEVALERAMQCEEVNQRRQQLCADIEQDAIAFIEDTGLDWEQKRVLVIVQPNWHHGVIGIVASRLVERYGVPVFIGTYEDKDQQHIRGSARGITEFNIFEALEFCKDLLGKYGGHKAAGGFSLPAENLSTFEQSLSGFAHQSLKPEHLKPLVAIDASLEFSEITSNLYQQLDLLHPCGIGNRDPVFWSANVQILEQRVVGKGHIKLTLNQDNQSVTIKAIAWRWGEYFPLPKRVDIAYKLREHHWEGNTTIELELVGVRLPVVSSTVNSTSSPKKAEFYYNQRRYTCSLWESLNELRIRNPEGKVLAIQKGQRIGLLGTKREDAREVNVTKPPYYPLIKAATRALGLS